A window of Chitinophaga sp. MM2321 contains these coding sequences:
- a CDS encoding alpha/beta hydrolase has translation MYNFLIAAAIFCAAGPHESTVSQLSTNFSRDTAAVNSTWLGFKRTDITIDGRNCIIIEPEKSAPGKPWIWRTEFFGHEPQGDSTLAAKGFHVVYMDVQDMYGAPAALDHMDKFYAFLTKKKGLHKKAVLEGFSRGGLFALNWAARHPDRTSCIYLDAPVCDFKSWPGNKGKGPGSADDWEKLKKVYHFSTDEAALEYKYNPVDNLAPLARYKIPILSVCGAADEVVPMDENSNLVKERYEKLGGMMQIIAKEGVGHHPHSLKDPRPIVDFILKYRIK, from the coding sequence ATGTATAATTTTCTTATTGCTGCAGCTATATTTTGTGCCGCAGGTCCTCATGAAAGCACGGTCAGTCAACTATCCACCAATTTCTCTCGCGATACCGCAGCCGTTAATTCAACCTGGCTGGGGTTCAAAAGAACGGATATAACCATTGACGGTAGAAACTGCATTATCATCGAACCTGAAAAAAGCGCCCCTGGAAAACCCTGGATCTGGCGCACAGAATTTTTCGGGCATGAACCCCAGGGAGACAGCACGCTGGCTGCCAAAGGATTTCATGTTGTATATATGGACGTGCAGGATATGTATGGCGCACCGGCAGCTTTAGATCACATGGATAAATTTTATGCCTTCCTGACCAAAAAGAAGGGGCTGCATAAAAAGGCCGTACTGGAAGGATTCAGTCGCGGCGGCCTGTTTGCACTAAATTGGGCTGCGCGTCATCCGGACAGAACAAGCTGCATTTACCTGGATGCACCGGTATGTGATTTTAAAAGCTGGCCCGGAAACAAAGGAAAAGGTCCGGGGTCTGCTGACGACTGGGAGAAATTAAAAAAGGTATATCATTTCTCCACAGATGAAGCTGCCTTGGAATACAAATATAATCCAGTCGATAATCTTGCCCCGCTGGCCCGCTACAAGATTCCTATTCTCAGTGTCTGCGGAGCAGCAGATGAAGTGGTTCCCATGGATGAAAACTCCAACCTCGTAAAAGAACGATACGAAAAATTGGGTGGCATGATGCAGATCATAGCCAAAGAAGGTGTAGGGCATCATCCTCACAGTCTAAAAGATCCCCGCCCGATCGTTGATTTCATTTTGAAATACCGGATTAAATAA
- a CDS encoding family 20 glycosylhydrolase, with translation MKKLTLLFTSWLIAGVCMAQTAGQQPVLHIVPEPVSASVKDGYFSVNAGTRITAGAKEAMDIAGMLADMLNTPTGFKLSATQGNVGKSANAIVFTINSAKDKTLGDEGYTLKVSQNQVVIAANKPQGLFYGMQSLLQMLPPAIASDQVSKNMTWRIPCAEITDYPRFGWRGLMLDVSRHFFSKDFLKKYIDEMVKYKFNVFHIHLTDDQGWRIEIKGMPKLTELGAWRVPRQGSWWSFLPPQPGEPATYGGFYTQEDMKEIIRYAQDRNVTILPEIDIPGHSLAALTAYPELACVADDYHVNPGSRFYGQICNALCAGNEKTFEFLDVVYTEMAALFPGEYIHVGGDEAFKGFWEKCPKCQKRMKEEGLKNTEELQSYFIKRVEKILHAKGKKLIGWDEILEGGLAPDATVMSWRGMQGGINAAKMGHKVIMTPSKNTYLDLYQGDPTVEPETYSMLRLTNCYNFDPVPNGIDPKLILGGQGNLWTESVPTERHAEYMTWPRALALSEVFWSPKVKRNWLSFTNRMEWQFKYMDQSKVNYARSVYDVVITGVKGADDSLKIKLATEIPGYDIYYTFDGTNPDIYQKKYQGKPLDIPKGASQIRTNTFRNGWPVGKQVNSPVSFKLFEDRMEPR, from the coding sequence ATGAAAAAACTTACTTTATTATTTACATCCTGGCTAATAGCCGGCGTCTGTATGGCACAAACGGCCGGTCAACAGCCGGTGTTGCACATTGTACCCGAACCTGTATCCGCATCCGTGAAGGATGGCTATTTTTCTGTAAACGCAGGCACGCGCATTACGGCCGGCGCAAAGGAAGCTATGGATATAGCCGGTATGCTGGCTGATATGCTGAATACACCTACTGGTTTTAAGCTGTCTGCTACGCAAGGCAATGTGGGTAAATCTGCAAACGCTATCGTATTTACTATTAATAGCGCGAAAGATAAAACTTTGGGAGATGAAGGCTATACCCTGAAAGTTTCACAAAACCAGGTAGTGATTGCAGCCAACAAACCGCAAGGATTATTTTACGGAATGCAATCATTGCTGCAAATGCTGCCACCAGCTATTGCCAGTGATCAGGTAAGCAAAAATATGACATGGCGTATTCCCTGCGCAGAGATTACAGACTATCCGCGGTTCGGCTGGCGTGGCCTGATGCTGGACGTAAGCCGTCATTTCTTTTCAAAAGACTTCCTGAAGAAATACATTGATGAAATGGTGAAGTATAAGTTCAATGTATTTCATATTCACCTGACGGATGATCAGGGTTGGAGAATTGAAATAAAAGGCATGCCTAAGTTAACAGAACTAGGCGCCTGGAGAGTACCGCGCCAGGGAAGCTGGTGGTCATTCCTACCTCCGCAGCCGGGAGAACCGGCCACATATGGCGGATTTTATACCCAGGAGGATATGAAGGAAATCATCCGGTATGCGCAGGATCGAAATGTTACCATATTGCCGGAAATAGATATTCCCGGTCATAGCCTGGCAGCCTTGACGGCTTACCCAGAACTTGCCTGCGTAGCAGATGATTATCATGTAAATCCAGGCAGCAGGTTCTATGGACAAATCTGCAATGCGCTTTGCGCGGGAAATGAGAAAACTTTTGAATTCTTAGATGTGGTGTACACCGAAATGGCAGCACTATTTCCAGGAGAATACATCCACGTTGGCGGAGATGAAGCCTTTAAGGGATTTTGGGAGAAATGTCCGAAATGTCAAAAGCGGATGAAAGAGGAAGGATTAAAGAATACGGAGGAACTACAAAGTTACTTCATCAAACGCGTCGAGAAAATATTACATGCAAAAGGGAAAAAGCTGATTGGCTGGGATGAAATCCTGGAAGGCGGACTGGCGCCGGATGCTACAGTAATGAGCTGGCGCGGTATGCAGGGTGGTATCAATGCGGCGAAGATGGGACACAAGGTAATCATGACCCCCAGTAAAAATACATATCTCGATCTTTACCAGGGAGATCCTACAGTAGAGCCGGAAACCTATAGCATGCTGCGCTTAACGAACTGTTACAATTTTGATCCCGTTCCCAATGGTATAGATCCCAAACTCATTCTGGGCGGACAAGGTAATTTATGGACAGAATCTGTACCTACAGAACGGCACGCGGAATACATGACCTGGCCCCGGGCCCTTGCACTGTCTGAAGTGTTCTGGTCACCAAAAGTAAAACGAAACTGGCTGAGCTTTACCAACAGGATGGAATGGCAGTTTAAATATATGGATCAAAGCAAAGTAAACTATGCCCGCAGTGTATATGATGTAGTAATCACCGGTGTTAAAGGCGCAGATGATTCCCTGAAAATAAAACTCGCAACAGAAATACCGGGATATGACATCTATTACACTTTTGATGGTACCAATCCGGATATCTATCAGAAAAAATACCAGGGCAAACCCCTGGATATACCAAAGGGTGCTTCACAGATCCGCACCAATACCTTCCGTAATGGATGGCCGGTAGGAAAACAGGTAAACTCACCCGTATCGTTCAAACTTTTTGAAGATAGAATGGAACCCAGATAA
- a CDS encoding SGNH/GDSL hydrolase family protein, with the protein MKYTLLLAAFLLAYSLGYSQQEEGFKWWNPAQHEFPVLEGQAWPGELKGTYNRLPARAQQDVREAVWTKSQQSAGVLVRFLSDASSIHVRYKVKGAFAFEHMPATGVSGVDLYAINKKGQWEWTGANYTYGDTVRYYYDAIRKDGLREYHLYLPLYNKVEWLEIGVPENAVMKPLPLSKEKPIVVYGSSIAQGGCASRPGMAWTAILDRQLRKPVINLGFSSNGLLEKPLIDLMSEMDAALYVLDCMPNLSSYPGEEVSARLVASVKALRKVRPSIPVLVVENADGNIGMLDTLLDNSFKQVNKVASATFQQLKEEGIKNIYFLSAAEIGLDIDCTVDGQHPNDLGMKRYADAYEKCIRKIFKR; encoded by the coding sequence ATGAAATATACGTTGCTGTTAGCTGCATTTTTATTAGCATATAGCCTGGGCTATTCGCAGCAGGAAGAAGGTTTTAAATGGTGGAATCCTGCACAGCATGAGTTTCCGGTGCTGGAAGGACAAGCCTGGCCGGGTGAATTGAAAGGTACTTATAACAGGCTACCCGCCAGGGCGCAGCAGGATGTGCGGGAAGCAGTATGGACAAAATCACAACAATCTGCTGGTGTGCTGGTAAGGTTTTTATCAGATGCTTCGTCTATTCATGTCCGTTATAAAGTGAAAGGAGCGTTTGCATTTGAACACATGCCTGCAACAGGGGTGAGTGGGGTAGACCTGTATGCGATCAATAAAAAAGGGCAGTGGGAGTGGACCGGCGCCAATTATACTTATGGTGATACGGTGAGATATTATTATGATGCTATCAGGAAGGATGGCCTGCGGGAATATCATTTGTACCTGCCGCTGTATAATAAAGTGGAATGGCTGGAAATAGGCGTGCCCGAAAATGCTGTGATGAAGCCATTACCGCTGAGCAAGGAAAAACCCATAGTAGTATATGGTTCTTCTATTGCGCAGGGTGGTTGTGCTTCCCGCCCCGGTATGGCCTGGACAGCGATCTTAGACAGACAACTCAGGAAGCCGGTTATAAATCTGGGTTTTTCCAGTAACGGCTTGTTGGAGAAACCCCTTATCGACCTGATGAGTGAAATGGATGCAGCATTATACGTGCTTGATTGTATGCCCAATCTGAGCTCCTATCCTGGTGAGGAAGTAAGTGCGAGGTTGGTTGCATCGGTGAAGGCATTGCGTAAAGTAAGACCTTCCATTCCTGTGTTGGTGGTGGAGAATGCGGATGGCAATATCGGTATGCTGGATACGTTGCTGGACAACAGTTTCAAACAGGTGAACAAAGTAGCCAGTGCTACATTTCAGCAACTGAAAGAGGAAGGAATAAAGAATATTTATTTTTTATCAGCAGCGGAGATAGGTCTTGATATTGATTGCACCGTTGATGGACAGCATCCAAATGACCTGGGGATGAAACGATATGCAGATGCCTACGAAAAATGTATCCGTAAGATATTTAAACGTTAA
- a CDS encoding M14 family metallopeptidase has protein sequence MVASPGYNTSYHIDSKLDGPRVLITAGVHGDEYEPMLAALALTSHLQDRLKTGSVTIVPVVNPGAYAAGSRTGDDGLDLARICPGDSAGSSSARAAAAVSMLIRKADYYIDMHTGGRLFDIYPLAGYMLHTSPEILTLQQEMAKAFNLPVIWGTDDSLDGRTLSVARDANVPAIYIEYGGGSAVRNEIVEAYKQGCLQVLTGLKMMDPESGTAPLLQYWVEDYTPENGHLQSKMPAPSEGIFVPAVVTGDKISEGQLWGYIMDPHSGRRETVTATNDGIVLFLRVVPLVKKGDSLGGILPISKPGKVVIS, from the coding sequence ATGGTAGCATCACCCGGATATAATACATCTTATCACATTGATTCAAAACTGGATGGCCCGCGCGTTTTAATCACCGCCGGGGTACATGGTGATGAATACGAACCAATGCTGGCTGCACTTGCCTTAACCAGTCATTTACAGGACCGGCTAAAGACCGGAAGTGTAACCATTGTGCCGGTTGTAAATCCTGGCGCCTATGCTGCCGGTAGCCGTACCGGTGATGACGGACTGGATCTTGCACGTATCTGTCCCGGTGATAGCGCCGGCAGCAGTTCTGCACGTGCAGCCGCAGCAGTGAGTATGCTTATCCGGAAAGCTGACTATTATATCGATATGCATACCGGCGGACGGTTGTTCGACATCTACCCGCTGGCAGGTTATATGTTACACACTTCTCCCGAAATTCTTACCCTTCAACAGGAAATGGCAAAGGCATTTAACCTACCGGTTATCTGGGGAACTGATGATTCGCTGGATGGCAGAACTTTATCTGTTGCAAGAGATGCGAATGTTCCCGCCATCTATATAGAATATGGTGGCGGAAGTGCAGTAAGAAATGAAATTGTGGAAGCATACAAACAAGGATGCTTACAGGTACTTACCGGTTTGAAGATGATGGATCCGGAATCCGGAACAGCGCCGTTATTACAATATTGGGTAGAAGATTATACGCCTGAAAATGGTCACCTGCAATCAAAAATGCCCGCTCCTTCCGAAGGAATATTTGTACCTGCTGTTGTAACGGGAGATAAGATAAGCGAAGGACAACTGTGGGGATACATCATGGATCCGCATAGTGGCCGCCGGGAAACGGTAACAGCCACCAACGACGGCATCGTTCTTTTTCTGCGCGTGGTTCCTCTGGTAAAAAAAGGCGACTCATTAGGTGGCATACTGCCCATTTCAAAACCCGGTAAAGTAGTGATATCATGA
- a CDS encoding sialidase family protein, protein MSIDQTNVTGTGIIYRNPKPHVFSRHAYFPWIVGLENGDLIASFVTGEAFESIDSDTCISRSSDEGLTWSVPQSLLPAQYKNLSSNCARLTNMGNNELAAMVVRSRRESYPEEGLANPENMGFVPTELLLIRSFDAGKSWTTPALIEPPLTGPSFEACSPIVLLKDGRWIWPTSTWRGWNGYSPNGMKMVALVSHDQGKTWPEHMEVMDSNTEQIIYWEGKIVELSNGLFVAVSWVFDEKKGVDLKNHFTISRDKGKTWTAPASTNIQGQTMALTELPDGRLLAVYRRTDKPGLWITTARLTDDTWINEDEFCLWGGIQENKDAQKQENMVHEFNELKFGAPCITILPDHTIFIAFWCYEKMVSNIRWFKLVV, encoded by the coding sequence ATGTCAATAGATCAGACAAATGTAACCGGCACAGGAATTATTTATCGCAATCCTAAACCGCATGTTTTCAGCCGCCATGCGTATTTTCCCTGGATAGTTGGATTAGAGAACGGTGACCTCATCGCATCCTTTGTAACCGGGGAAGCATTTGAATCCATTGATTCAGATACCTGTATCAGCAGATCGTCCGACGAGGGCCTTACCTGGAGCGTGCCGCAATCCTTGCTGCCCGCACAGTATAAAAATCTCAGCTCCAATTGCGCCCGGCTTACCAATATGGGAAATAATGAACTGGCAGCCATGGTAGTGCGCAGCCGGAGGGAAAGCTATCCGGAAGAAGGATTGGCGAATCCTGAAAACATGGGCTTCGTTCCTACCGAATTACTACTGATCCGCTCCTTTGATGCCGGAAAATCATGGACCACTCCTGCATTAATAGAACCGCCGCTGACAGGCCCCTCTTTTGAAGCCTGCAGTCCCATCGTGTTGTTGAAAGATGGCCGCTGGATCTGGCCCACATCCACCTGGAGAGGCTGGAATGGATACAGCCCGAACGGAATGAAAATGGTGGCGCTGGTGTCGCACGACCAGGGTAAAACCTGGCCGGAACATATGGAGGTGATGGATAGTAACACGGAACAGATTATCTACTGGGAAGGAAAGATCGTTGAATTATCGAATGGTCTTTTCGTGGCAGTGTCCTGGGTATTTGATGAGAAAAAAGGCGTGGATCTGAAAAATCATTTCACCATCAGCAGGGATAAAGGAAAAACATGGACGGCTCCTGCTTCTACCAATATACAAGGGCAAACCATGGCTTTAACGGAATTGCCTGACGGAAGATTACTCGCCGTATACAGGAGAACGGATAAGCCAGGCCTGTGGATCACTACAGCCCGTTTAACGGATGATACCTGGATCAATGAGGATGAATTTTGTCTTTGGGGCGGCATACAGGAAAACAAGGATGCGCAGAAACAGGAGAACATGGTACACGAATTCAACGAATTGAAATTTGGCGCACCCTGTATCACCATACTACCGGATCATACTATTTTCATTGCGTTCTGGTGTTATGAAAAAATGGTATCCAACATCCGTTGGTTCAAACTGGTTGTGTAA
- a CDS encoding SGNH/GDSL hydrolase family protein, protein MNQHRVWRQTNYQNMSNQYSRRTFLQMSSFAAILPGMLSSVAPGPELEILKALFKKEDPVLWLFAGDSVTQGAHHTYGHRCYPEIFAERVRWEMRRITDIVVNSGVNGTNTSYLSGAFDWLVGKFKPSVVSVMFGINDCQVKEITPAVFEQNLEQIIEKIRALKAIPLLQTPNGIDQNGVAHMKTASRARLPEYVEIIRKVAANKSVILIDNWQYWNNGGLDHFKNWLDDPMHPNAEGHTQIARLIFRELSIFDMEAFTCSGKK, encoded by the coding sequence ATGAATCAGCACCGCGTGTGGCGGCAAACGAATTATCAGAACATGAGTAATCAATATTCAAGAAGAACGTTTCTGCAAATGTCTTCGTTTGCTGCTATACTTCCGGGGATGCTTTCCTCTGTAGCACCCGGACCGGAGCTGGAAATACTCAAAGCGTTATTCAAAAAGGAGGACCCGGTATTGTGGCTTTTCGCCGGTGATAGCGTTACACAGGGTGCCCATCATACGTATGGTCATCGCTGTTATCCTGAAATATTTGCGGAAAGGGTAAGATGGGAGATGAGACGTATTACGGATATTGTTGTTAACAGTGGCGTTAATGGCACCAATACATCTTACTTGTCAGGTGCCTTCGATTGGTTGGTTGGCAAGTTTAAACCTTCCGTTGTATCTGTTATGTTTGGCATAAATGATTGCCAGGTGAAGGAAATTACGCCCGCTGTTTTTGAACAAAACCTGGAACAGATCATAGAAAAGATCAGGGCATTAAAGGCCATCCCGCTACTACAAACACCGAATGGCATTGACCAGAATGGCGTAGCACACATGAAAACCGCTTCCAGGGCCAGGTTACCGGAATATGTGGAAATAATCAGAAAGGTGGCTGCAAATAAAAGTGTTATTTTAATAGATAACTGGCAATATTGGAACAACGGAGGATTGGATCATTTCAAAAACTGGCTCGATGATCCCATGCATCCTAACGCAGAAGGGCACACGCAGATCGCACGTTTGATTTTCAGGGAGCTTTCCATATTTGATATGGAAGCTTTTACCTGTTCCGGCAAAAAGTAA
- a CDS encoding RagB/SusD family nutrient uptake outer membrane protein yields the protein MKKIFIIFVCITGISSVSCKNELNLAPVSEISNTSFWKTESDAEGANVGMYTALRGESSSNLFMWGESRSDAMGPNVGSPVFQNWDQNSLTPTNSAAIFTGAPTSWGGMYSLVHTCNLILHYVPGISFTNETKKNNILAQAHAMRAFAYFVMAKTWGDLPLITEPTIDLGNVQRERSPVADIFKLIKEDIDAAVNLFPDNTFRNGRDMWSLPSTNALKADVYLWTGKRMNGGDADFTTALNALNAIDGVDVSLLPNFGDVFNYDNKANKEILFAIRWSYEESPGGTMYAYMYMLSNFIPPSVDAETVAAIEPTAGAPFWSPSAIARNKFTADDTRKKASMIELYEQGPGGTKTFYAAVVSKYNGAVIAGQRYFIDDYIIYRYADVLLMKAEAKNALSQDPSFEINEVRKRAYGANYASHVYANAGKVQNDVAILDERFRELMFEGKRWWDLVRFGKAFELVPSLQTQAGKDYLLLFPIAPSTLSLETKVKQNPGYGN from the coding sequence ATGAAAAAGATATTTATAATATTCGTTTGCATTACCGGTATTTCAAGTGTCTCCTGTAAAAATGAGCTGAACCTGGCACCGGTGAGTGAAATATCCAATACTTCCTTCTGGAAAACAGAGTCCGATGCAGAGGGCGCCAACGTGGGGATGTATACTGCATTAAGAGGGGAGTCTTCCAGTAATTTATTTATGTGGGGAGAGTCGAGAAGTGATGCCATGGGGCCGAATGTTGGTTCGCCTGTATTCCAGAACTGGGACCAGAACTCGCTGACACCTACCAATTCCGCAGCTATTTTCACAGGTGCGCCCACCAGTTGGGGAGGCATGTATAGCCTCGTACATACCTGTAACCTGATCCTGCATTATGTGCCGGGTATCTCTTTTACGAATGAGACCAAGAAGAATAACATCCTGGCACAGGCGCATGCCATGCGCGCTTTCGCTTACTTTGTGATGGCAAAAACATGGGGCGATCTTCCGCTTATTACGGAACCTACTATTGACCTGGGCAATGTGCAGCGGGAAAGGTCTCCGGTAGCAGATATCTTCAAACTGATCAAAGAAGATATTGATGCAGCGGTTAATCTTTTCCCGGACAATACTTTCCGCAATGGAAGGGATATGTGGTCATTACCTTCCACCAATGCATTGAAAGCGGATGTTTATTTGTGGACAGGCAAAAGAATGAATGGAGGCGATGCCGATTTCACCACTGCACTAAATGCCCTGAATGCCATTGATGGGGTAGATGTAAGCCTCCTGCCCAATTTTGGCGATGTGTTTAATTATGATAACAAAGCCAACAAAGAAATCCTTTTTGCCATCAGGTGGTCTTACGAAGAATCTCCCGGAGGTACTATGTATGCGTATATGTACATGCTTTCCAATTTTATTCCGCCTTCTGTAGACGCTGAAACCGTGGCTGCAATAGAACCTACTGCCGGCGCACCTTTCTGGTCACCTTCTGCTATTGCGCGTAATAAGTTTACCGCAGATGATACACGTAAAAAAGCTTCCATGATCGAACTCTATGAACAGGGGCCGGGAGGAACAAAAACTTTTTATGCGGCTGTTGTATCCAAGTATAATGGTGCTGTTATCGCCGGACAACGCTACTTCATTGATGATTATATCATCTACAGATATGCAGATGTTTTATTGATGAAAGCAGAAGCAAAAAATGCACTGAGCCAGGATCCTTCTTTCGAAATCAACGAGGTGAGAAAAAGGGCTTATGGCGCTAACTATGCAAGCCATGTTTATGCGAACGCCGGAAAAGTACAAAATGATGTAGCTATCCTGGATGAAAGGTTCCGTGAGCTGATGTTTGAAGGCAAACGCTGGTGGGATCTGGTACGGTTCGGTAAAGCTTTTGAACTGGTACCATCTTTACAAACGCAGGCAGGAAAAGATTACCTGTTGCTATTCCCGATTGCACCAAGTACATTAAGCCTGGAAACAAAAGTCAAACAGAATCCTGGTTACGGTAATTAA